The genomic region CCACGAGGTGCTCCTCGGAGAGCTTCTTCAGTGCCTCCCTAACCGGGGCCCGGCTCACCCCCAGCTCCTCCGCCAGCCGCGTCTCCACCAGCCGCTCCCCCGGGGCGAGCGTCCCATCGATTATGGAGGTCCTTATCACCTGGTACGCCTCCTCAGCGAGAGAACCCGCCCGGATCCTGCGAAACCTTCTCCCTCTCTCTGCACTCACCGATCCTCCTCTAATCTGCCCACCAGAAAAAGTATGCCAGATCAACCACATCCCCAGTTGATCGTCGACAGAATACAGTATATGATGCAGCAAACCGAGAGTCGGGAAGGAGGCTGGAATGGACGTGATGCCCGGGGTCGAGAGGGGTAGTGGAGGGGGGAGATTCGCCGGGGTGGAGAATCTGCTCTTGCACTTCACGCCCTTTGAGGACGATTGGGGGAATCTACCGGTCATCGTCTCCGGGGAGGGATGTTATGTGAAGGATGACCGGGGCAGGAGTTACATCGACGGGCTTGCGGGTCTGTTCACGACGCAGGTCGGGCACGGCAGGACGGAACTTGCGGAGGCTGCGGCGAGGCAGATGCGGGAGCTCTCCTTCTTTCCGAACTGGAGTTTTCAGCACCCCAGGAGCCTGGAGCTGGCGGCGAGGCTCGCGGAGATCGCGCCGGGTGATCTCGAGACGACATTTTTTGTCAACTCCGGTTCTGAGGCGGTTGAGACGGTCATAAAGCTGGCGCGGCAGTATCACCGGGCGAACGGGGAGCCGGGGCGGTACAAGTTCATCTCGCGCAAGGTCGCCTACCACGGAACGACGATGGGGGCCCTTTCGGTTACCGGGCTTCCGGCGTTCAAGGCTCCGTTCGAGCCGCTGCCCGGGGGGTTCGTGCACGTCTCCAACACCCAGCAGGACCCCGAGGGGGCTGCAGATGCGATAGAAGAGGCGATAGAGTTCGGTCCGCCGGAGTGTGTGGCGGCTGTAATCCTGGAGCCGGTGCAGAATGCCGGCGGGTGTCTGGTTCCGCCGGAGGGTTACTGGCAGAGGGTCAGGGAGATCTGCGACAAATACGGCGTGCTACTCGTCTCCGACGCGGTCATCTGTGCGTTCGGGCGTCTTGGTGAGTGGTTCGGGATAGAGCGCTTCGGGGTGGTCCCGGACATGACCAGCTTCGCCAAGGGGATAACGAGCGGGTACCTG from Rubrobacter calidifluminis harbors:
- a CDS encoding aspartate aminotransferase family protein, which encodes MDVMPGVERGSGGGRFAGVENLLLHFTPFEDDWGNLPVIVSGEGCYVKDDRGRSYIDGLAGLFTTQVGHGRTELAEAAARQMRELSFFPNWSFQHPRSLELAARLAEIAPGDLETTFFVNSGSEAVETVIKLARQYHRANGEPGRYKFISRKVAYHGTTMGALSVTGLPAFKAPFEPLPGGFVHVSNTQQDPEGAADAIEEAIEFGPPECVAAVILEPVQNAGGCLVPPEGYWQRVREICDKYGVLLVSDAVICAFGRLGEWFGIERFGVVPDMTSFAKGITSGYLPMGGVVVSEKVRETLRSNTPMFFHGSTFGGHPASAAVALENLAIIERERLLENVHNLEGYFGEELSRMAEGHPIVADVRGMGFFWAVEVKPEKVDGTPLEGEEYRKYFKGVLSKKLFEGGLICRFDDKDEPVIQYSPALVADREVLSRIAEITDAALTELERQLGYRG